From Salvelinus namaycush isolate Seneca chromosome 2, SaNama_1.0, whole genome shotgun sequence, one genomic window encodes:
- the LOC120064276 gene encoding carbohydrate sulfotransferase 11-like: MRKPKVNRMVLAMCLWCFIMVIFYVHSNLKPASAQGSGKSSDQGKSGRSPLQMLHDSDQLEQSAVQVTHQGRRELLEDACHSYTHKRRVLIPEDLKHIIVDDQHGLLYCYVPKVACTNWKRVLMVLTGAAGPHRDPLAIPANEAHVPGNLRTLSEYSTSQINQRLRSYLKFVFVREPFERLVSAYRNKFTRSYNTAFHKRYGTKIIRQHRPDPQAEALERGDDVSFEEFVYYLVDPATQREEPFNEHWERVHSLCHPCLIHYDVVGKYETLEQDSCYVLQLAGVKGQVTFPTSAKSSRTTGDMAAQFFHSISPFYQKKLYNLYHMDFLLFNYSTPEYLKFQ, from the exons cCTCTGCGCAGGGCAGTGGGAAGAGCAGCGACCAGGGAAAGTCGGGGAGAAGTCCACTCCAGATGCTCCATGACAGTGACCAG ctgGAGCAGTCGGCAGTGCAGGTGACCCACCAGGGTCGGCGGGAGCTGCTGGAAGACGCCTGCCACTCGTACACGCACAAGCGCCGCGTCCTCATCCCTGAGGACCTCAAGCACATCATTGTGGACGACCAGCATGGCTTGCTCTACTGCTACGTGCCCAAGGTGGCCTGCACCAACTGGAAACGAGTTCTCATGGTCCTGACAGGCGCCGCTGGCCCCCACCGCGACCCCCTCGCCATTCCCGCCAACGAGGCCCACGTGCCGGGCAACTTACGCACCCTCTCTGAGTACTCCACCTCCCAGATCAACCAGCGGCTGCGCTCCTACCTGAAGTTTGTGTTTGTGCGCGAGCCCTTTGAGCGGCTCGTCTCGGCCTACCGCAACAAGTTCACACGCAGCTACAACACAGCTTTCCACAAGCGCTACGGCACCAAGATCATCCGCCAGCATCGGCCTGACCCGCAGGCCGAGGCGCTGGAGCGGGGCGACGACGTCTCCTTTGAGGAATTTGTGTACTACCTGGTGGACCCGGCCACGCAGCGTGAGGAGCCCTTCAACGAGCACTGGGAGCGGGTGCACTCGCTGTGCCACCCCTGCCTCATCCACTATGATGTGGTGGGCAAGTACGAGACGCTGGAGCAGGACTCCTGCTACGTGCTGCAGCTGGCCGGGGTGAAGGGCCAGGTGACCTTCCCCACCTCAGCCAAGAGCAGCAGGACTACGGGAGACATGGCCGCCCAGTTCTTCCACAGCATCAGCCCCTTCTACCAGAAGAAGCTGTACAACCTATACCACATGGACTTCCTGCTGTTCAACTACTCCACGCCAGAGTACCTGAAGTTTCAATGA